The following are encoded together in the Serratia sp. UGAL515B_01 genome:
- the tgt gene encoding tRNA guanosine(34) transglycosylase Tgt — protein sequence MKYELQTTDGRARRGRLVFERGVVETPAFMPVGTYGTVKGMTPEEVKETGAQILLGNTFHLWLRPGQEIMKLHGDLHDFMQWHGPILTDSGGFQVFSLGAMRKIKEEGVYFRNPINGDKVFLSPEKSMEIQYDLGSDIVMIFDECTPYPADWDYAKRSMEMSLRWAQRSRQRFDELNNKNALFGIIQGGVYEDLRDVSVKGLVDIGFDGYAVGGLAVGEPKEDMHRILEHVCPQIPQDKPRYLMGVGKPEDLVEGVRRGIDMFDCVMPTRNARNGHLFVTDGVVKIRNAKHKDDTSPLDKECDCYTCRHYSRAYLHHLDRCNEILGARLNTIHNLRYYQRLMAGLRQAIEEGKLEQFVTDFYGRIGKPVPPLNTQ from the coding sequence GTGAAGTACGAATTACAAACAACCGATGGCCGTGCTCGTCGTGGTCGTCTGGTTTTTGAACGTGGTGTGGTAGAAACCCCGGCCTTTATGCCAGTAGGAACTTATGGCACGGTCAAGGGGATGACGCCGGAAGAAGTGAAAGAAACCGGTGCGCAGATCCTGTTAGGCAATACGTTCCATTTATGGCTTCGCCCTGGGCAGGAGATCATGAAACTGCACGGTGATCTACATGATTTCATGCAGTGGCACGGACCGATCCTGACTGATTCCGGTGGCTTCCAGGTTTTCAGCCTGGGTGCGATGCGTAAAATTAAAGAGGAAGGTGTTTATTTCCGTAATCCTATTAACGGCGATAAAGTGTTCCTTAGTCCGGAAAAATCGATGGAGATCCAGTACGATCTGGGGTCGGATATCGTGATGATTTTCGATGAATGCACGCCTTATCCGGCAGATTGGGACTATGCCAAACGTTCAATGGAAATGTCGCTGCGCTGGGCGCAGCGTAGCCGCCAGCGTTTTGATGAGCTGAACAACAAAAATGCATTGTTCGGTATTATTCAAGGTGGAGTTTACGAAGATTTACGGGATGTTTCTGTAAAAGGGCTGGTGGATATTGGCTTTGATGGTTACGCTGTGGGCGGTTTGGCGGTAGGTGAGCCAAAAGAGGATATGCATCGCATTCTTGAACATGTTTGCCCACAAATTCCACAAGATAAGCCACGCTATCTCATGGGGGTAGGCAAACCGGAAGATTTGGTTGAGGGGGTGCGCCGCGGCATTGACATGTTTGACTGCGTGATGCCAACGCGTAATGCACGTAATGGTCATTTATTCGTGACTGACGGCGTGGTAAAAATCCGTAATGCCAAGCACAAGGATGATACTTCACCGTTGGACAAAGAGTGTGATTGCTATACCTGTCGCCATTACAGCCGTGCCTATTTGCATCATCTTGACCGGTGTAATGAAATACTCGGTGCGCGATTAAACACAATTCATAACCTGCGTTACTACCAGCGGTTAATGGCGGGTTTACGCCAGGCTATTGAAGAAGGTAAATTAGAGCAGTTTGTTACGGATTTTTACGGTCGGATCGGCAAACCGGTTCCACCTTTAAATACCCAATAG
- the secD gene encoding protein translocase subunit SecD has translation MLNRYPLWKYLMLIVVILVGLLYALPNIYGEDPAVQITGARGVAASEATLDQVRNVLEKDNIAIKSIVLENGAILARFSDPDVQLRAREALMAELGDKYVVALNLAPATPAWLTLINAEPMKLGLDLRGGVHFLMEVDMDTALSKLQEQTMDTLRSELREKGIPYAAIRKLENNGVEVRFRDDAARDQAISFVTPRQRDLVLSANGANTLKATMTDARLSEAREYAVQQNITILRNRVNQLGVAEPLVQRQGADRIVVELPGIQDTARAKEILGATATLEFRLVNTNADVTAAANGRVPGDSEVKFTREGQPIVLYKRVILTGDHITDSTSNTDEYNQPQVNISLDSAGGTAMSNFTKDNIGKPMATLFVEYKDSGKKDANGRAILVKQEEVINVANIQSRLGNSFRITGINNPNEARQLSLLLRAGALIAPIQIVEERTIGPTLGQQNITQGLEACLWGLVASIVFMVVWYRKFGLIASSALLANLVLIVGVMSLLPGATLTMPGIAGIVLTLAVAVDANVLINERIKEELKNGRSIQQAIHEGYKGAFSSIVDANITTLITAVILYAVGTGSIKGFAITTAIGVVTSMFTAIVGTRAIVNLLYGGKRINKLSI, from the coding sequence GTGCTAAACCGTTATCCTCTGTGGAAGTATCTGATGTTGATCGTTGTGATCCTCGTCGGTCTGCTTTATGCGCTTCCCAACATCTATGGCGAGGATCCGGCCGTACAAATCACTGGCGCGCGCGGTGTCGCCGCCAGTGAAGCTACGCTGGACCAAGTCCGTAACGTATTAGAAAAAGATAATATTGCGATCAAATCGATTGTGCTGGAAAACGGCGCCATCCTTGCTCGTTTTAGTGATCCTGACGTTCAGTTGCGTGCCCGTGAAGCCTTGATGGCAGAATTGGGTGATAAATATGTTGTGGCATTGAACCTCGCTCCTGCTACGCCAGCCTGGTTAACCCTGATCAATGCAGAACCGATGAAGTTGGGTCTGGACTTGCGCGGTGGTGTTCACTTCCTGATGGAAGTGGATATGGACACAGCTCTGAGCAAGTTACAAGAGCAAACCATGGATACCTTGCGTAGCGAACTGCGCGAAAAAGGTATTCCTTACGCTGCTATCCGTAAGCTGGAAAATAACGGCGTGGAAGTCCGGTTTCGTGACGATGCTGCTCGCGATCAGGCAATAAGCTTTGTGACGCCGCGTCAGCGTGATTTAGTGCTCTCAGCTAACGGTGCCAACACCCTGAAAGCCACGATGACAGATGCCCGTTTGAGTGAAGCGCGTGAGTATGCGGTACAACAAAACATCACGATCCTGCGCAACCGCGTTAACCAACTCGGCGTTGCTGAACCGTTGGTGCAACGGCAGGGGGCCGATCGTATTGTTGTTGAATTGCCTGGTATTCAGGACACGGCTCGCGCCAAAGAGATTTTGGGGGCGACAGCCACGCTTGAATTCCGCCTGGTTAACACTAATGCTGATGTTACTGCCGCAGCGAATGGCCGTGTTCCCGGCGATTCCGAAGTGAAATTTACCCGTGAAGGCCAACCTATCGTGCTGTACAAGCGCGTGATTTTGACGGGTGACCATATCACGGACTCCACCTCAAACACCGACGAATATAACCAACCGCAGGTTAATATTTCGCTGGATAGTGCTGGTGGTACTGCCATGTCTAACTTCACCAAGGATAACATCGGCAAGCCGATGGCAACCCTTTTTGTGGAGTATAAAGACAGCGGCAAGAAAGACGCCAATGGTCGAGCGATTCTGGTGAAGCAGGAAGAAGTGATCAACGTGGCGAATATACAGTCGCGCTTGGGTAACAGCTTCCGTATCACCGGTATCAATAATCCGAACGAAGCGCGTCAGCTCTCTCTGCTGCTGCGTGCCGGTGCGTTGATTGCCCCGATCCAGATTGTCGAAGAGCGGACTATCGGGCCAACATTGGGTCAGCAGAATATTACCCAAGGCTTGGAAGCTTGCCTGTGGGGACTGGTGGCATCCATCGTGTTTATGGTGGTTTGGTACCGCAAGTTTGGCTTGATCGCCTCAAGCGCATTGCTGGCTAACCTGGTGCTGATTGTCGGTGTCATGTCATTGTTGCCAGGAGCAACGTTAACCATGCCGGGTATTGCCGGTATCGTGTTGACACTCGCCGTGGCGGTTGATGCCAACGTGCTGATAAACGAGCGTATCAAGGAGGAACTTAAGAATGGACGATCCATTCAGCAGGCTATCCATGAAGGTTATAAAGGCGCGTTTTCTAGTATCGTTGATGCCAACATTACCACATTGATCACTGCGGTCATTCTTTACGCAGTGGGCACTG
- the yajC gene encoding preprotein translocase subunit YajC — protein MSFFISDAVASAGAPAQGSPYSLIIMLVVFGLIFYFMILRPQQKRAKEHKKLMDSISKGDEVLTTGGLIGRVTKVADTGIIAIALNDTTEVMIKRDFVAAVLPKGTMKAL, from the coding sequence ATGAGCTTTTTCATTTCTGACGCCGTCGCATCCGCAGGGGCTCCGGCTCAGGGAAGCCCGTACTCTCTGATCATTATGTTGGTGGTGTTTGGTCTGATTTTCTATTTCATGATCCTGCGCCCACAGCAGAAACGTGCAAAAGAGCACAAAAAACTGATGGATTCCATCAGTAAGGGCGATGAAGTGTTGACCACTGGTGGCCTGATTGGCCGTGTCACCAAAGTGGCCGATACGGGTATCATTGCCATCGCGCTGAATGACACCACGGAAGTGATGATCAAGCGTGACTTCGTGGCGGCCGTTTTGCCGAAAGGTACTATGAAGGCCCTGTAA